The Populus trichocarpa isolate Nisqually-1 chromosome 18, P.trichocarpa_v4.1, whole genome shotgun sequence genomic interval CCGAATACTGTGCAACATTAGAAGATACACTTGAATTTCTGCTTAGAGTGGCAACATTGTTCAATTTCAAACATGTTCAAAGTAACCCCGAGAAATATAGCTTTATTGGTCAGAATTTAGGTTTCTTTTCTAGAGATCATCAATTTGAGTGTCATAAATTTCAgagccactggaggtttacctAGTCATTTACTTTAGGGTATTAaagaattagtcgagatgcgcgtaAGCTGATCTCAAAACCcacaattacaaaatatatatatattcattcaaAGCACATAGATAAAAATGAGGCTTTCAATACTCAGTTGACCCAACAAGTTAACCCAGTAACTTACTTGCTCGAGACCTAACCCCAATTAATGAGAACATCcactttctcaaaaaaaaaaaaaaaaacaaaacttgaatgGACTCAAATCAAACCACCCAACCCTCAAATCAAACCACCCAACCCGTGATCTAGTTTGACCATTAGATCTAGTCTTATAAGTATGTTTcgccggttttttttttttccctgagcACAACCTTGGCCTGTACTTAAGTCCATCCCATTTGCTAATCTTCCCCTACAGCAACTAGCATCCAAAGGGTCGGTAAAGGGAGTTCAGAGACTCGCCATGGAGAAAAACAGAAAGCATGAACTCAACTTTAGGCTCTTTAATGTCAAACAGAAGCAATAGACTGCTCGGACATGATGGTGTCCATCAGACAGCAGGTTAAAGCTTGTAAGactctattctttttattccaCGAGTCAACATGATATTTCTTAATGCGCGTTAAGGAAAAATATACATGTGGTTGCCAGTTAAGTACACCAGCTTTCTTCAAATCCTTCCAGACTACAGAGCAGCTCTATCTTCTCCAGCATTGAACATTGCCTTCGCTATTCAAAATGCCACATGCCTTTGTCGGTATGCATAcaagagaaagattcatttaatttcttaataatttcGGCTTCCAAATAAGATAAATTTCAAGCTATTTCAATGATTTCTTCACAGTGATTAATAAGACTAACTTTACCGTATAATTTGGTTCACAAGTTGACAAATTTAACtcagataaattatttttaataaaaataaagtagtGCCCATAAATTTTTAGTTAGCCCTCCtactttcaaaaattatatataatccaATTGGCGTCTCCGATTCTAAATTTCAGTCAGGCAAGTAGTGCCATAATGTTGTGTAAGATATTGGATCCTATGCTGACAGATAACCCTCTGTAAAATCTTTGAAATGCTTAATTAGAATGGTAAATGGATTAGTTCTCTTAATCATcgcttcaaatttaaattaaacaatttattaatgtattaattattatacaaattcaaattcaaaatacatagTTATAACTCAATCTACAACTTATCTAATCTAAATACttgaaattagaattaaaattaatttttttttgtcagttctctttttttttaaaatccaggCCGGTACAAAAACCGGGTCGACCCATCGGCCAGTCaatgtttaataacaatacatgGTCACCAAGAATTGAAGGTATAGATCGGCTGTATGGGTCAAAGGTAGTGCTAATTTACAGGTTCCAAGAGAGGGGAAAGaacacaaataaagaaaaaggaaccTCTTCACATGCATCTTGTCTTGTTCTAAATGTGGTTGAAATCTAGGAAATTTCATCACACCTACTGTTCCAATCAAAACCAAACAGGACAGACCAGacaaaacaaatccaagagTACTAGACAGCCATCTAGAGAGacaatttccttttcaattaaggCTTCAACATTACAAAGAttatacaagaaaaattgaatctTTAATTGTATCAAACACTTGAATGCCAAACCCAACCGAGGCCAATTACAATAATAGTTGTCCGAAAGCAGATTAAAGAGCACAAGAAGTTGAATCATGTGTGAATACAGAAACAAAGCAGAGATTAATGTTAGATCTATCTATCTGTATGTATGATATTGaactaattaattcaatgtGTATTTGCTAATATGTTCATCAACAAATAATGGGGTTAGTCACAAACAGAAATTCAACTAAAATGACCAAAAACAGAAGAGAATGGATCCAGTAATCATCGGCGAATCTTTCACTTCCTCCAAGCATAAACCAACAGAGAGAATCCAATAGGACCACCACAAAGTTCACTTTCTTCAGTACTGCTAGCCCATTCCATTACTGAAGAGCTGCAACCAGAAGATGCTGATGAcattgaaattgatgaagaagatgaactcCTTGCTGCTGTCCTCACCAAGCTCTTTCTCATCTTTCTCCACTCTATTGGACTCATCCCATGACTGGTATTACTACACGATGAGTTTTGCTGccataaaacaacattattgtTGTGATTTTTCTCGTTGATTTCTTGTTGTTGATGAGGACCACCACCACAAGCTTCACTTTGTTCTTGTTTCCGTACCACCGCCTCTTCATCTTTGGGGTCTAAATTGCTTTCAAACCTGAACATAAACACCGCATGGTCATTGTTTATGCCATCAAAAAGCCAATTATAAACATCCCATGAGACTTGTATAGGGACCCCATCAACTTCAATCCTCTCATTTCCTCTAAATTTCCACTTCAATCTCTTTATCTGCAAAACCCTTTTGTTATCAACACTAAAACACAATCTTGCATCATTATTCACACTACAATCTATCGATATCACTCTGTTTCTGCCTCCAAATCTTGCTCTCGTAGTGTAAACTCTGTTGCCGAACACATGTTCTCTTCTCAATACAAGAACTTGGGGTCTCTCTTGCTTCAAAGCTTTAGTCTTTGCAAAAGCTTCTTTGGTCAAATCACCGACAACAAGTACCACTTCTCGCTCAACCACCACGGCTATGTAGAACCGGGATTGGGGCTCAGGTCCTGACCCAAATCTTGCTCTAGAGAGGTCCCAAAAGATCTGGATCCTTGGGGTTGGAGTGTCAGGCTCCTGGTTAATAACATGGAGTTTCTTGGATCCATGTCTTTTCCAGAAAAGGAAGGGTTTGATATTGAGATGGAAAGAtatggtagagagagaaagagggttAGATAGAGAAACAGGAGAGCAGTAGCTGGCGTTGTCGTCAATGGGGTGGAGGCGGAGGTGAAGAGAATGGCCTAACAAGGAACTTGACCAAGTAAGGGAGAAGAGGCCAAGGTCAGTTTGGTAGAGACAGGTGGTGAGGTTGGCGTTGCCAGAGACAGGTGGTGGTGTTGGTGGAGGAAGGTGGTGGATGTCGGTGTCGGTGGAAGGGCGGAAGCAAGAAGGAAAAGGGGAGGAGGAATGGTGGTGGGACATTTGTGCTTTCACGAGCTTGGGATTTGTGTGCAAGAGTCTTAACAATTTTGAGGCTTTCAAGGGTTCAGAAAGTATGAAGGGATATTAAGAAGATTGAGGGATTTATATGACAAGAGAGACAATAAATTTGACCAAAAAATGTAAAtagacttaaaaattaattcacaatTTAGAGGGAAGACTTTCTTTTCAAAGGGGACGCAATAGGAAATGGGAGGGTAATTTGGTAggtacaaattatttttcatgtttttccaaATACAGATAAGA includes:
- the LOC7465407 gene encoding uncharacterized protein LOC7465407 gives rise to the protein MSHHHSSSPFPSCFRPSTDTDIHHLPPPTPPPVSGNANLTTCLYQTDLGLFSLTWSSSLLGHSLHLRLHPIDDNASYCSPVSLSNPLSLSTISFHLNIKPFLFWKRHGSKKLHVINQEPDTPTPRIQIFWDLSRARFGSGPEPQSRFYIAVVVEREVVLVVGDLTKEAFAKTKALKQERPQVLVLRREHVFGNRVYTTRARFGGRNRVISIDCSVNNDARLCFSVDNKRVLQIKRLKWKFRGNERIEVDGVPIQVSWDVYNWLFDGINNDHAVFMFRFESNLDPKDEEAVVRKQEQSEACGGGPHQQQEINEKNHNNNVVLWQQNSSCSNTSHGMSPIEWRKMRKSLVRTAARSSSSSSISMSSASSGCSSSVMEWASSTEESELCGGPIGFSLLVYAWRK